The following are encoded together in the Actinoplanes sp. N902-109 genome:
- a CDS encoding copper resistance CopC/CopD family protein: MTLDRRRAAVALAGLFLGLAGVLLGPAGPASAHAALVASDPGDGAIVPDAPNKVTLTFSESVQLISGKIQVLAPDNSRADQGDPQASGSTVTIPLRSGGGRGTYLVSYRVLSADSHPVGGTVTYSVGAASTPPSESAISQKTDPVVRALIPVGKYLGYAGLVLLVGPVLVLALLWPQRLSRVGPARLVWTGLGLILGSTVLALWLQAPYSTGSGLFGVSLNDLRDVLGSTFGAVMLVRLGVIIASAFLLRPLLRGVGGETKADLALLGVLGVAALATWPLTGHPTASPVAGVSVVIDAIHLAAMSVWLGGLVMLVGFLLRNANERELGAILPIWSRWAATAVAALIMAGSVQALIEVASFKGLYDSTYGRLILVKIALAAVVIGVAALSRRLVRNRTAEQGPGLLRRLVAAELAVTAIVLGVTAALVQIAPPRTGTTTETAASTTSTVSQTVKNATTSLQVDVFPATVGNNTLHLYAYTPDNKPLPVVEWTATAALPAKGIEPIEVPLLRITDFHAVGDIALPAAGDWMFKFTVRTSDIDQSTLSMTVKVS; this comes from the coding sequence ATGACGCTTGATCGACGCCGGGCAGCCGTGGCCCTCGCCGGGCTGTTCCTCGGGCTCGCCGGCGTGCTGCTGGGCCCGGCCGGCCCGGCGAGCGCACACGCCGCCCTGGTCGCCAGCGATCCGGGGGACGGGGCGATCGTCCCCGACGCGCCCAACAAGGTCACGCTCACCTTCAGCGAGTCGGTGCAGCTGATCTCCGGCAAGATCCAGGTGCTGGCGCCCGACAACAGCCGCGCCGACCAGGGCGACCCCCAGGCCAGCGGCAGCACCGTGACGATCCCGCTGCGTTCCGGCGGCGGTCGCGGCACCTATCTGGTGAGCTATCGCGTCCTCTCGGCCGACAGCCACCCGGTCGGCGGCACCGTCACGTATTCGGTCGGGGCTGCCTCCACCCCGCCGAGCGAGAGCGCCATCTCCCAGAAGACCGACCCGGTGGTCCGCGCCCTCATCCCGGTCGGCAAATACCTCGGGTACGCCGGCCTGGTACTGCTCGTGGGTCCGGTGCTGGTGCTCGCCCTGCTCTGGCCGCAGCGGCTCTCCCGGGTCGGGCCGGCCCGGCTGGTGTGGACCGGGCTCGGCCTGATCCTGGGCAGCACGGTGCTCGCCCTGTGGCTGCAGGCTCCCTATTCGACCGGCAGCGGCCTGTTCGGCGTCTCCCTCAACGACCTGCGCGATGTGCTGGGCAGCACGTTCGGCGCGGTCATGCTGGTGCGCCTCGGTGTGATCATCGCCTCGGCGTTCCTGCTGCGCCCGCTGCTGCGCGGTGTCGGCGGCGAGACGAAGGCCGACCTCGCGCTGCTCGGCGTCCTCGGAGTGGCGGCGCTGGCCACCTGGCCGCTCACCGGCCACCCCACAGCCTCCCCGGTCGCCGGCGTGTCGGTGGTCATCGACGCCATCCACCTGGCCGCGATGTCGGTGTGGCTCGGCGGCCTGGTCATGCTGGTCGGTTTCCTGCTGCGCAACGCCAACGAACGCGAACTCGGCGCCATCCTGCCGATCTGGTCGCGCTGGGCCGCCACCGCTGTCGCCGCGCTCATCATGGCCGGCTCGGTGCAGGCCCTCATCGAGGTGGCGAGCTTCAAGGGCCTCTACGACAGCACGTACGGACGCCTGATCCTCGTCAAGATCGCCCTGGCCGCTGTGGTCATCGGCGTGGCGGCACTGTCACGCAGACTGGTCCGCAACCGCACCGCCGAGCAGGGTCCCGGCCTGCTGCGCCGGCTCGTCGCCGCGGAACTCGCGGTGACCGCCATCGTCCTCGGCGTGACCGCCGCCCTGGTGCAGATCGCCCCGCCGCGTACGGGAACGACCACCGAGACGGCGGCAAGCACGACGAGCACCGTCTCGCAGACGGTCAAGAACGCCACGACCTCGTTGCAGGTCGACGTCTTCCCGGCCACCGTCGGCAACAACACCCTGCACCTGTACGCCTACACCCCCGACAACAAGCCCCTGCCCGTCGTGGAATGGACGGCAACCGCGGCCCTGCCGGCCAAGGGCATCGAACCCATCGAGGTGCCGTTGCTGCGCATCACCGACTTCCACGCCGTCGGCGACATCGCCCTGCCGGCCGCCGGCGACTGGATGTTCAAATTCACCGTGCGCACCAGCGACATCGACCAATCCACCCTGTCGATGACCGTCAAGGTGTCGTAA
- the orn gene encoding oligoribonuclease → MADLLVWIDCEMTGLDLGKDALIEVAALVTDPDLNVLGDGVDLVIHADDAALDAMPEVVREMHAKSGLTDEVRRSTVTMAEAEEAVLSYVRQYVPNPRSAPLCGNSIATDRGFLARDMPALDGFLHYRMIDVSSIKELARRWYPRVYFGQPQKGLAHRALADIRESIRELEYYRRTIFVPLPGPDVDQARAIAAEL, encoded by the coding sequence GTGGCTGATCTTCTGGTGTGGATCGACTGTGAGATGACCGGCCTCGATCTCGGCAAGGATGCGCTGATCGAGGTTGCTGCGCTCGTCACCGATCCCGATCTCAACGTGCTTGGCGATGGCGTCGACCTGGTCATACACGCCGATGATGCGGCGCTGGACGCCATGCCGGAGGTCGTGCGTGAGATGCATGCCAAGTCCGGCCTGACCGACGAGGTGCGCCGTTCGACCGTCACGATGGCAGAAGCGGAAGAGGCCGTCCTCTCGTACGTGCGGCAGTATGTTCCCAATCCTCGCAGCGCACCCCTCTGCGGCAACAGCATCGCCACCGACCGGGGTTTCCTCGCCCGCGACATGCCGGCGCTCGACGGCTTCCTGCACTACCGCATGATCGACGTCTCCTCGATCAAGGAACTGGCCCGCCGCTGGTACCCCCGGGTGTATTTCGGTCAGCCGCAGAAGGGCCTCGCCCACCGAGCCCTCGCCGACATCCGCGAAAGCATCCGCGAGCTGGAGTATTACCGCCGCACCATCTTCGTCCCGCTACCCGGCCCGGACGTCGACCAGGCCCGCGCCATCGCCGCGGAACTCTAG
- a CDS encoding NAD(P)/FAD-dependent oxidoreductase, producing the protein MIAIVGAGLGGLTLARVLHLHGIPATVFEADASPSARTQGGQLDMHEHNGQAALRAAGLYDEFRKHIHQGAEALRVVTPDATVLLDEPDDGTGSRPEILRGDLRRLLLDALPAGTVRWGHKVTAITPLGEGRHELTFATGSTVPTDLLVGADGAWSRVRPLVSAATPEYTGTAFVETYLYDVDDRHPATAKIVGPGALAATVPGKGIQAHREAGGVLHTYVALTKPREWFTDLTPARVAAEFDGWAPELTALITAGQTPPVTRLLHMLPVDHRWSRVPGVTLLGDAAHLMPPNGEGANLAMLDGADLAQAIASHPGDIEGALTAYETTMFPRSRSEAAEALDLFARLFGPDAPHGLIDFLTGAKTQP; encoded by the coding sequence ATGATCGCGATCGTCGGAGCCGGACTCGGCGGGCTCACCCTGGCCCGAGTTCTCCACCTGCACGGCATCCCAGCCACGGTCTTCGAGGCCGACGCTTCCCCCAGCGCCCGCACGCAGGGCGGCCAGCTCGACATGCACGAACACAACGGCCAGGCGGCACTGCGAGCCGCCGGCTTGTACGACGAGTTCCGCAAGCACATCCACCAGGGCGCCGAGGCCCTGCGGGTCGTCACGCCCGACGCCACGGTCCTGCTCGACGAACCCGACGACGGCACCGGCAGCCGCCCCGAGATCCTCCGCGGCGACCTGCGCCGACTCCTGCTCGACGCACTGCCGGCCGGCACGGTCCGGTGGGGCCACAAGGTCACCGCCATCACCCCGCTGGGCGAGGGCCGGCACGAGCTGACGTTCGCCACCGGCTCGACCGTGCCGACCGACCTGCTGGTCGGCGCGGACGGCGCCTGGTCACGGGTGCGCCCACTGGTCTCCGCCGCCACCCCGGAATACACCGGCACCGCCTTCGTCGAGACATATCTGTACGACGTCGACGACCGGCACCCCGCAACCGCCAAGATCGTCGGACCGGGAGCGCTGGCTGCCACCGTCCCCGGCAAGGGCATCCAGGCACACCGCGAGGCGGGCGGCGTGCTGCACACCTACGTGGCGCTCACCAAACCGCGGGAGTGGTTCACCGACCTCACCCCTGCCCGGGTAGCCGCCGAGTTCGACGGCTGGGCACCCGAGCTCACCGCCCTCATCACCGCCGGCCAGACACCCCCGGTGACGCGCCTGCTGCACATGCTGCCGGTCGACCACCGCTGGTCCCGCGTGCCCGGGGTGACCCTGCTCGGCGACGCCGCGCACCTGATGCCCCCCAACGGCGAAGGCGCGAACCTGGCCATGCTCGACGGCGCCGACCTCGCCCAGGCCATCGCCTCCCACCCCGGCGACATCGAAGGCGCCCTCACCGCGTACGAGACGACGATGTTCCCCCGCAGCCGCTCGGAGGCCGCCGAGGCGCTTGACCTCTTCGCACGCCTGTTCGGCCCGGACGCCCCGCACGGCCTCATCGACTTCCTGACCGGAGCCAAGACGCAGCCGTAA
- a CDS encoding TetR/AcrR family transcriptional regulator, with protein MARTTALSRERIVTAAVEMLDAAGPDALTFRALNARLQTGFGAIYHHVANKDELLIAATDRVLTDAVPADAPGASPEDRIRATALSVFDAIDRHAWVAAQLARAATQPAVLRFFERIGQHVQAMGVPGPAQFGAASALLFHILGAAAQNAALARSVDASGDRRDFLTALATSFDPDGYPFLHAVSAELSEHDDRAQFLTGIDLILAGIVADRAM; from the coding sequence ATGGCCAGGACCACCGCTTTGTCCCGGGAGCGCATCGTCACGGCGGCGGTGGAGATGCTCGACGCCGCCGGCCCGGACGCCCTCACTTTCCGGGCTTTGAACGCTCGCCTGCAGACCGGGTTCGGTGCGATCTACCACCACGTGGCGAACAAGGACGAACTGCTGATCGCCGCCACCGACCGGGTGCTGACCGACGCCGTTCCCGCGGATGCTCCCGGGGCCTCGCCCGAGGACAGGATCCGGGCGACGGCCCTGTCCGTCTTCGATGCGATCGACCGGCATGCCTGGGTCGCGGCTCAGCTCGCCCGGGCCGCCACGCAACCCGCGGTGCTGCGGTTCTTCGAGCGCATCGGCCAGCATGTCCAGGCGATGGGTGTTCCCGGCCCGGCCCAGTTCGGCGCGGCGTCCGCGCTGCTGTTCCACATCCTGGGTGCCGCCGCTCAGAACGCGGCCCTGGCCCGGTCCGTGGACGCGAGCGGTGACCGCCGGGACTTCCTCACCGCTCTGGCGACCAGCTTCGACCCGGACGGGTATCCGTTTCTCCACGCAGTGTCGGCCGAGTTGAGCGAGCACGACGATCGCGCCCAGTTTCTCACCGGCATCGACCTGATTCTCGCCGGCATTGTCGCGGACCGGGCGATGTGA
- a CDS encoding MFS transporter encodes MSKQMDRLATPFGWRFMTPLIVGSALNPVNSSIIATALVPIAAHFGVPAGRTAVLVAVLYVASATAQPTLGKIAGRFGPRRVFLAGISLVFLGGLIGSLAQSLFLLTVARVVIGIGTSAGYPTAMLLIRRRATAFGIAAPGGVLGAISIAGQVTVALGLPLGGLLVGAAGWRIVFLINLPFAVMAFAMAARWIPADDPVKRARNWARDIDLAGVILFAATFTCLLAFLLSLHHPNWPVLAAALVLLAALVQRELRATSPLVDLRLLRSNSALTRTYVRQLCTQLVMYSLMYGVTQWVQDGKGLSAALAGLVMLPMTGMSAVVTAPVARRNVVRVPLIIAAVVALGVSVALRFMSVGTATAAILGVTVAFGLTVSLGAVGNQGALYAQSPADDVGTAAGLMRTFSYLGAILSSSLISLSYAHGVTDAGLHSIANALIGGSLVLVLITLLDRRLPTHIDRS; translated from the coding sequence GTGAGCAAGCAGATGGACAGGCTGGCCACGCCGTTCGGGTGGCGGTTCATGACGCCGCTGATCGTGGGGTCCGCGCTCAACCCGGTGAACAGTTCGATCATTGCCACCGCTCTGGTGCCGATCGCCGCGCATTTCGGGGTGCCGGCCGGGCGGACGGCCGTGCTGGTGGCCGTTCTGTACGTGGCGAGTGCCACCGCGCAGCCGACGCTGGGCAAGATCGCCGGGCGGTTCGGGCCGCGGCGGGTGTTCCTGGCCGGGATCAGCCTGGTTTTCCTGGGCGGGCTGATCGGGAGTCTGGCGCAGAGCCTGTTCCTGCTCACCGTGGCCCGGGTGGTCATCGGGATCGGCACGTCCGCGGGTTATCCGACGGCGATGCTGCTGATCCGGCGCCGGGCGACCGCTTTCGGCATCGCAGCGCCGGGCGGTGTGCTCGGTGCCATCTCGATTGCCGGTCAGGTCACCGTGGCGCTGGGGTTGCCGCTGGGCGGGCTGCTGGTGGGTGCCGCCGGGTGGCGGATCGTCTTCCTGATCAACCTGCCGTTCGCGGTGATGGCCTTCGCGATGGCGGCGCGGTGGATTCCCGCCGACGACCCGGTCAAGCGGGCGCGGAACTGGGCCCGGGACATCGACCTGGCCGGGGTGATCCTGTTCGCCGCCACCTTCACCTGTCTGCTCGCTTTCCTGCTGTCCTTGCACCACCCGAACTGGCCGGTGCTGGCCGCCGCCCTGGTGCTGCTGGCCGCCCTTGTCCAGCGGGAACTGCGCGCCACCTCGCCGCTTGTCGACCTGCGCTTGCTGCGCAGCAACAGCGCCCTCACCCGTACGTATGTCCGGCAGCTCTGCACGCAGTTGGTCATGTATTCGCTGATGTACGGGGTGACCCAGTGGGTGCAGGACGGCAAGGGTCTTTCCGCGGCGCTGGCCGGGCTGGTGATGCTGCCGATGACCGGCATGTCGGCGGTGGTGACGGCGCCGGTGGCGCGGCGCAACGTGGTGCGGGTGCCGCTGATCATCGCCGCGGTCGTCGCGCTGGGCGTCTCGGTCGCGCTGCGTTTCATGAGCGTCGGTACGGCCACAGCAGCGATTCTCGGGGTGACCGTGGCGTTCGGTCTGACCGTGAGCCTGGGAGCGGTGGGTAATCAGGGCGCGCTGTACGCCCAGTCACCCGCTGACGACGTCGGCACAGCGGCCGGCCTGATGCGCACCTTCTCGTACCTGGGCGCGATCCTGTCGTCGAGCCTGATCAGCTTGAGCTACGCGCACGGGGTGACCGACGCGGGCCTGCACTCGATCGCGAACGCCCTGATCGGCGGGAGCCTCGTGCTGGTGCTGATCACGCTGCTGGACCGGCGCCTGCCCACGCACATCGACCGGTCCTGA
- a CDS encoding polysaccharide deacetylase family protein, whose product MLKTVLAASLLLAVAAPAAPASAAPAACSNGYVALTYDDGPNPSNTNTLLSTLRSNNVRATLFNIGQNAAANPGLVAAEVSAGMWIGNHSYTHPHMLNLSSAQMSSELSRTQSAIQSGGGPAPKIFRPPYGETNATLQSAASALGLRTVTWDVDSQDWNGASTAQIVQAASTLSNGQLILMHDQYATTIAAIPQIVAGLTNRGLCAGMISPSTGRAVAPDGTTPPPGGGGGGGGTGSCTATYAEGQKWTDRFNGQVTVSGATNWIVTVTIQSPQKIIATWNATVSWDSSGLVMTARPNGSGNTFGFTVQHGGNWTWPSLACRT is encoded by the coding sequence ATGCTGAAAACCGTCCTCGCCGCGAGCCTGCTCCTCGCTGTCGCGGCACCCGCAGCACCCGCCTCCGCCGCCCCCGCCGCCTGCAGCAACGGCTACGTCGCGCTGACCTACGACGACGGCCCCAACCCCAGCAACACCAACACCCTGCTCAGCACGCTGCGCTCGAACAACGTCCGGGCCACGCTGTTCAACATCGGGCAGAACGCCGCGGCCAACCCGGGCCTGGTCGCGGCCGAGGTCTCGGCCGGCATGTGGATCGGCAACCACAGCTACACGCATCCGCACATGCTCAACCTGAGCTCCGCCCAGATGTCGTCCGAACTTTCCCGCACCCAGAGCGCCATCCAGTCCGGGGGCGGGCCCGCCCCCAAGATCTTCCGGCCGCCGTACGGGGAGACGAACGCGACGCTCCAGTCCGCCGCCTCGGCGCTGGGGCTGCGCACGGTCACCTGGGACGTCGACTCGCAGGACTGGAACGGGGCCTCCACCGCCCAGATCGTCCAGGCCGCGAGCACCCTCAGCAACGGCCAGTTGATCCTCATGCACGACCAGTACGCGACCACGATCGCCGCCATCCCGCAGATCGTCGCCGGGCTGACCAACCGCGGGCTGTGCGCCGGCATGATCTCGCCCAGCACCGGCCGCGCCGTGGCTCCCGACGGCACCACTCCCCCGCCCGGCGGTGGCGGTGGCGGCGGTGGCACCGGCTCCTGCACAGCCACCTACGCCGAGGGCCAGAAGTGGACCGATCGCTTCAACGGCCAGGTCACGGTCAGCGGCGCCACCAACTGGATCGTCACCGTCACGATCCAGTCGCCGCAGAAGATCATCGCTACCTGGAACGCAACGGTCAGCTGGGACAGCAGCGGCCTGGTCATGACCGCCCGCCCCAACGGCAGCGGGAACACCTTCGGCTTCACCGTCCAGCACGGCGGCAACTGGACCTGGCCCAGCCTCGCCTGCCGGACGTGA